In Jaculus jaculus isolate mJacJac1 chromosome 2, mJacJac1.mat.Y.cur, whole genome shotgun sequence, the genomic window CAGGCTCAAGATATTTTTACACTGTGGTTTGTGCCCATGGCCAGAACGGGGGGAAGAGCCCTCATCCTCACattccctgccctgccctccggCAGCCAAGGTGTTATTTTCTACTTCAGGGTTGAAACATCCAACCCTCCCATTCCTAACTGtccacccaccccccccacacacacccagcgcacacacacatatacaccagaGACCCAGGCATCCTGCCCCCCAGCCCAGGCTTGTGGGCTTGTTCCTCTTTTGGAGAcaggaagccaaaaaaaaaaaaaaaaattaaaaaaaaaaaaaaaaaaagcaaaggaattaaCTCGTCTCCTGCTTCCGCCTCCTTCCCACTCACTCCGCCACGGGCTGTACCACCGCAGCTGTCACTCACAGAGAAGCCCAGGTACAGGGGACCAAGGTGACTACAGATGGAAGGCCACAGCAGCCAGCCACCCACACCAATCCCTCAGAGAAACGTGTGTGCCATAAAGCTACAGATGAGGCTGAGATGGTGGTGAGAGGCAAGAATGAGGTCCCAGAAGAATGCCTACCTTTTATGGCCACCCCAAACCCTGACAAGTGCTTCCCTCAGGAGCCCTGCCAATCATCCAGCTGGGGCCTCCACCCTCATCACCTGGAGccaaagggtgggggtgggggtgaaccCAAAACTGAAGCGTTCAGGCCCCATATGCTACATGTTTTATGGAAACAGATCAAGGCCATGGGCAACAAGTTAAAggccacagagacagaaaataaataaataaataaaggagagggGGGCCTGggtgattaaaaaaagaagaggacaaTGTACGTCAAAGTGTAATggcagagggagaaaaggggaatTCTCCGAAAAGACAGGTGCAGAGTTAGGGAAGGTAGGATGGACGTGCAGGGAGAGGCCACTGACAGAGCGGAGTCTTCCCCCAACCTAGAGCCCCGTCCTTACCTGCCCCGTCTCCTCGGGAGCCACCAACTCCATCCTCAGCCGAACAGCCCCATCTTTTCTCCGGGACAGTGGAGGGGTCCCAGCCACCGCGCCCCCAGCCTCCAAATCTACCCTCAGAGAAGGCAGGAGAGGTTGGGGGCCATCCCCAGTTCCAGGCCCTGGGGGGCGCTGCTGGGGTGGGGAGGTCGACAGTGGGGGTGTCTCCACCTTAGCCTTGCCTGGCAcggccagctggcccaatcccCCTGTGAAGGAGCGGGCCTGAGGTCCAGGAGAAGTGGGGGGCGGGCGGAGCCAAGAGGTGGGGCCCTGAGAAAGGCCTGACTGTGGGATGGGGGCACCCAGGCCCAAGCTGGCCAGCTCCAATCTAGAATCCAAAGATCTGCCCCCGGTGCCCCCTGAGGCTCCTCGAACTCCCTCCAGGAGCCGGCTGAAGCTTGGGGTCTCCAGGTCTCTCTCGTAAACATCCACACACGTCCACCGACCTCGGCGGTAAGGTTCTCCCAAGCCATGGGGCAGTTTCACCACCCGGAAACGGGAGGCAGGAGCCCCAGGTGGTGGGGAGCCATTCCGGGGGGTGCCCCTACCCCCTGGATCAGGATTGGGTTCCCCATTGGGGAGACGGGGCGG contains:
- the LOC101616061 gene encoding TSC22 domain family protein 4 isoform X1; this encodes MSGGKKKSSFQITSVTTDYEGPGSPGASDPPTPQVPTGPPPRLPNGEPNPDPGGRGTPRNGSPPPGAPASRFRVVKLPHGLGEPYRRGRWTCVDVYERDLETPSFSRLLEGVRGASGGTGGRSLDSRLELASLGLGAPIPQSGLSQGPTSWLRPPPTSPGPQARSFTGGLGQLAVPGKAKVETPPLSTSPPQQRPPGPGTGDGPQPLLPSLRVDLEAGGAVAGTPPLSRRKDGAVRLRMELVAPEETGQVPPLDSRPNSPALYFDASLVHKSPDPFGAAAAQSLSLARSMLAISGHLDGDDDSGSGSLVGIDNKIEQAMDLVKSHLMFAVREEVEVLKEQIRDLAERNAALEQENGLLRALASPEQLAQLPSSGLPRLGPPAPNGPSI